A genomic window from Punica granatum isolate Tunisia-2019 chromosome 2, ASM765513v2, whole genome shotgun sequence includes:
- the LOC116194901 gene encoding dehydration-responsive element-binding protein 2D-like has translation MEPKKGDNGSSGGGNSKKGSSGGLKGVMGRSRKGCMRGKGGPENASCTYRGVRQRTWGKWVAEIREPNRGARLWLGTFNTSDEAAAAYDEAARRLYGPSAPLNLPCHQQQAAAAVMRMTGAPPGPPAEGPGTAAADSPSPSSSSAGRAVPETPSGRPCDRGWEGCLVVPEMQVEAGRSGSWCGENNSGSWINEFPEMSEIGLMMDEMMLSGGDPARDDYGEGLQVPWNLYA, from the coding sequence ATGGAGCCGAAGAAGGGCGATAACGGTAGTAGCGGTGGTGGTAATAGTAAGAAGGGGAGTTCGGGGGGGCTTAAAGGGGTCATGGGGAGGTCGAGGAAGGGGTGCATGAGGGGGAAGGGCGGGCCCGAGAACGCCTCCTGCACGTACCGAGGGGTGAGGCAGCGGACGTGGGGCAAGTGGGTCGCCGAGATCCGGGAGCCTAACCGCGGGGCACGTCTCTGGCTCGGTACTTTCAACACATCCGATGAGGCCGCTGCTGCGTACGACGAGGCCGCCCGCAGACTCTACGGACCATCGGCCCCCCTCAATCTCCCCTGCCACCAGCAGCAAGCGGCCGCTGCAGTGATGAGGATGACTGGTGCTCCTCCCGGTCCTCCTGCTGAGGGGCCAGGCACGGCGGCAGCGGACTCCCCCtccccttcctcctcctctgcaGGGAGAGCAGTGCCGGAGACTCCCTCTGGCCGTCCCTGTGACAGAGGGTGGGAGGGCTGCCTGGTTGTCCCGGAGATGCAGGTCGAGGCCGGGAGATCAGGGAGCTGGTGTGGCGAAAATAACAGTGGTTCGTGGATCAATGAGTTCCCCGAGATGAGCGAAATCGGGCTCATGATGGACGAGATGATGCTGAGCGGAGGAGACCCCGCGAGGGATGATTACGGGGAGGGGTTGCAGGTTCCATGGAACTTGTATGCTTGA